Proteins co-encoded in one Halococcoides cellulosivorans genomic window:
- a CDS encoding chemotaxis protein CheC, translating into MSLKVDVRKLDLFNDIAREGSQTVAENLETLAGIEATMDVSKINFLQSSDLDAHIGTDDAVGIFVELIEPPHGYVLFVMDPAASKSLAESMVGGMDADEQRGGFTDMERSALQEIGNIMTSGYVDGLANVLDTTIDISTPSFAYGPANQVVETMGGWPDEDIAFVVDSTIVSPEADVELTVYTLPRVVELVELIQAIDLETDVGTDTTASEEFVP; encoded by the coding sequence ATGAGTCTCAAGGTCGACGTCCGGAAACTCGACCTCTTCAACGATATCGCTCGCGAGGGCTCTCAGACCGTTGCCGAGAACCTGGAGACGCTCGCAGGGATCGAGGCGACGATGGACGTCTCGAAGATCAACTTCCTCCAGAGTTCGGACCTCGATGCGCACATCGGGACCGACGACGCCGTGGGGATCTTCGTGGAGTTGATCGAGCCACCACACGGCTACGTCCTGTTCGTGATGGATCCGGCGGCGAGCAAGTCGCTGGCCGAATCCATGGTCGGCGGGATGGACGCCGACGAACAGCGCGGTGGCTTTACCGACATGGAACGGTCGGCACTCCAGGAGATCGGGAACATCATGACCTCGGGGTACGTCGACGGCCTGGCGAACGTCCTCGATACGACGATCGACATCTCGACGCCATCGTTTGCCTACGGGCCCGCGAACCAGGTCGTCGAGACGATGGGCGGGTGGCCCGACGAGGACATCGCCTTCGTCGTCGACTCCACCATCGTTTCGCCGGAGGCCGACGTGGAGTTGACGGTCTACACGCTCCCGCGCGTGGTCGAACTCGTGGAGTTGATCCAGGCCATCGATCTGGAGACCGACGTCGGTACGGACACGACCGCCTCCGAGGAGTTCGTCCCGTAG
- a CDS encoding 4-phosphopantoate--beta-alanine ligase, whose amino-acid sequence MTADVPDSHPRAASLRTRDRLVEGLENGLTSRTGLIAHGRGEAFDYLLGERTIPSADRAARAAAAHLLAADHPVISVNGNVAALAPERVVDLADATDAAIEVNLFHRSAERIEAIADHLRAHGATDVHGLAGDGRIPGLDHDRGICDADGIERADVVVVPLEDGDRAAALAELGKSEIVIDLNPLSRSAQVADVPIVDNVVRALPTMAAHARELSEAGADLDGVIAEFDADAALADAERTIREGSLAD is encoded by the coding sequence GTGACCGCAGACGTTCCCGATTCCCACCCACGTGCTGCGTCGCTCCGAACGCGCGACCGCCTCGTCGAGGGTCTCGAAAACGGGCTCACGAGCCGCACTGGCCTGATCGCCCACGGGCGTGGCGAGGCGTTCGATTACCTGCTCGGCGAGCGGACGATCCCGTCGGCCGATCGGGCCGCCCGCGCCGCCGCCGCGCACCTCCTCGCCGCCGACCACCCTGTCATCTCGGTCAACGGCAACGTCGCCGCGCTCGCGCCAGAGCGCGTCGTCGATCTGGCCGATGCGACCGACGCCGCCATCGAGGTGAACCTGTTTCACCGCTCGGCCGAGCGCATCGAGGCGATCGCGGACCACCTCCGGGCCCACGGGGCGACCGACGTGCACGGCCTCGCGGGCGACGGCCGCATTCCCGGGCTGGACCACGACCGCGGGATCTGTGACGCCGACGGGATCGAACGCGCGGACGTCGTCGTGGTCCCGCTCGAAGACGGGGACAGAGCCGCGGCGCTCGCGGAGTTGGGGAAATCCGAGATCGTGATCGACCTCAACCCGCTCTCACGCTCGGCCCAGGTCGCGGACGTCCCGATCGTCGACAACGTCGTCCGCGCACTGCCGACGATGGCCGCCCACGCTCGGGAGTTGAGCGAGGCCGGGGCCGACCTCGACGGCGTGATCGCTGAGTTCGACGCCGACGCGGCGCTGGCCGACGCCGAGCGGACGATTCGCGAGGGGTCGCTCGCGGACTGA
- a CDS encoding pantoate kinase, giving the protein MTVRARAFVPGHVTGFFTVERGPDPAHTGSRGAGLALASGVTVAVREASGPITLDGEPIDIAAAEQVRQALGLDRAVAVATDLPLGAGFGVSGAVALGTALAGAAALDCPRPRSELVGLAHRAEVAAGTGLGDVVAQATGGLVVRTAAGEPSIGRVDAIPVAGSVEVFSRGERSTADIVGGETDRLSAAGERALATLLDDPRPATFYRASRRFGTAAGLDHPVADVLADVERAGGTAIVAMLGETVISPDGGLSAAGYDVRRVQIDPAGAALREVPDDRDGA; this is encoded by the coding sequence ATGACTGTCAGGGCTCGCGCGTTCGTCCCCGGTCACGTGACCGGCTTTTTCACCGTCGAGCGCGGGCCCGACCCGGCCCACACCGGCTCACGCGGCGCGGGCCTCGCGCTCGCCAGCGGCGTCACCGTCGCCGTCCGCGAGGCGTCGGGCCCGATCACCCTCGACGGCGAGCCGATCGACATCGCGGCCGCCGAGCAGGTCCGCCAGGCGCTGGGCCTCGATCGGGCGGTCGCCGTCGCGACCGACCTCCCGCTCGGCGCGGGGTTCGGCGTCTCGGGGGCGGTCGCGCTCGGGACGGCGCTCGCGGGTGCGGCCGCACTCGACTGCCCGCGGCCGCGCTCGGAACTGGTCGGCCTGGCCCACCGTGCGGAGGTCGCGGCCGGCACGGGCCTGGGTGACGTCGTCGCGCAGGCGACCGGTGGACTGGTCGTCCGGACCGCCGCGGGCGAACCGTCGATCGGTCGGGTCGACGCGATCCCCGTCGCGGGATCGGTCGAGGTGTTCAGCCGTGGCGAGCGCTCGACTGCGGACATCGTCGGCGGCGAGACCGACCGCCTGAGCGCGGCGGGCGAGCGCGCGCTCGCCACCCTGCTCGACGATCCCCGGCCCGCGACCTTCTATCGGGCGAGCCGGCGGTTCGGGACTGCGGCGGGACTGGACCACCCGGTCGCTGACGTGCTCGCGGACGTGGAGCGCGCGGGTGGGACCGCGATCGTCGCGATGCTCGGTGAGACCGTCATCTCGCCCGACGGCGGGCTCTCGGCGGCGGGCTACGACGTTCGTCGCGTCCAGATCGATCCCGCGGGGGCCGCGCTGCGTGAGGTCCCCGACGACCGCGACGGAGCCTAA
- a CDS encoding UPF0175 family protein — MPELTADVPQDLLTEVAAVSNLLEEDRERTVERALREGLTRLRVQTAVHRYQNDEISIAAAADIADCSVADWLEIANERNLTTHLDVADLADDAARATQR, encoded by the coding sequence ATGCCCGAGTTGACCGCCGACGTGCCCCAAGACCTCCTCACGGAGGTCGCGGCGGTGTCGAACCTGCTCGAAGAGGACCGCGAGCGGACCGTCGAACGGGCGCTCCGTGAGGGTCTGACCCGGTTGCGTGTCCAGACGGCCGTCCACCGCTACCAGAACGACGAGATCTCGATCGCCGCGGCCGCCGACATCGCTGACTGCTCGGTGGCCGACTGGCTGGAGATCGCCAACGAGCGCAACCTGACCACCCATCTCGACGTGGCCGACCTCGCTGACGACGCCGCGCGAGCCACCCAGCGATGA
- a CDS encoding phosphotransferase family protein — translation MSSPADAIEAVLDESGPDYDEYSFERSSSGTRADVFFVTVVVDGSEYEVVVKFEPDDDRHFDLEPYIQEYVGERTDIPVPGILVFRDDPEQAVDPYFITARIQGDSLTDRLDRIDPDAQNRVLAQAGRMLGDLHDSIAFEGFGRFELDDGHLAIRDLSWDWQTYFKELTESRIEHLDGTPFEDAAGRAQEALDAAIEAIPSEGTPRLVHDDFRPGNLLVDPDREDPITVVLDWQELIAAPEAYNVAQAEFLFVDSVIQDPDRQDELRDRFREAYQSEHDLAFDEAYDAVAPLYQLSTLLWRMGAFEDSLDDDATELKRARAEAYYRGQFEQLIDRLPD, via the coding sequence GTGTCGTCGCCAGCGGACGCGATCGAAGCGGTCCTCGACGAATCCGGCCCCGACTACGACGAGTACTCGTTCGAGCGCTCGTCCAGCGGGACGCGCGCCGACGTGTTTTTCGTCACCGTCGTCGTCGACGGGTCGGAGTACGAGGTAGTCGTCAAGTTCGAACCCGACGACGACCGACATTTCGATCTCGAACCGTACATTCAGGAGTACGTCGGAGAGCGAACGGACATTCCCGTGCCGGGAATTTTGGTCTTCCGTGACGACCCCGAGCAGGCAGTCGATCCCTACTTCATCACCGCGCGGATCCAGGGCGACTCGCTGACCGATCGGCTCGACCGCATCGACCCCGACGCTCAGAACCGCGTGCTCGCCCAGGCCGGCCGAATGTTGGGCGATCTGCACGATTCGATCGCTTTCGAGGGGTTCGGCCGGTTCGAACTCGACGACGGCCACCTCGCGATCCGAGACCTCTCCTGGGACTGGCAGACGTATTTCAAAGAATTGACCGAATCGCGGATCGAACACCTCGACGGGACTCCGTTCGAGGACGCTGCCGGCCGGGCCCAGGAGGCCCTCGACGCGGCCATCGAGGCCATACCGAGCGAGGGGACCCCACGACTCGTCCACGACGACTTCCGCCCGGGGAACCTTTTGGTCGATCCGGATCGCGAGGACCCGATCACCGTCGTCCTCGACTGGCAGGAGTTGATCGCCGCGCCGGAGGCGTACAACGTCGCTCAGGCCGAGTTCCTGTTCGTCGACTCGGTGATTCAAGATCCGGACCGGCAGGACGAACTCCGGGACCGATTTCGGGAGGCCTACCAGAGCGAGCACGATCTGGCCTTCGACGAGGCCTACGACGCGGTCGCACCACTGTATCAGCTCTCGACGCTGCTCTGGCGGATGGGCGCGTTCGAGGACTCACTCGACGACGACGCCACCGAACTCAAGCGAGCGCGCGCGGAGGCGTACTATCGCGGGCAGTTCGAGCAGTTGATCGACCGACTGCCGGATTAG
- a CDS encoding TrmB family transcriptional regulator sugar-binding domain-containing protein yields the protein MSSVRSIDAADGAAAVRELIDRAERRVCVSVPAGTIETFRESLAAAVDRGVLALVLVHDQSQPTEWAEFATIVRHSRSVEPAICTADEQVGVIGPPGAIDDSGQGSLTMVEDLRLARLMFGSLLGNYWMRAAELFVTDPDPLPARYESFFRAVVRATQALQRRRTLRVTVDTYPPQTIPAVTDREPTPRTGRLVNVRQSLLVPATNTFPVETSLALAANDRRFSVGGSGAIVEDYVADRIRLEPIDA from the coding sequence ATGTCTTCGGTCCGGTCGATCGACGCCGCCGACGGGGCGGCGGCGGTCCGGGAGCTGATCGATCGGGCCGAGCGTCGGGTGTGTGTCTCGGTGCCGGCGGGGACGATCGAGACCTTTCGTGAGTCGCTGGCTGCGGCGGTCGATCGCGGCGTGCTCGCTCTCGTTCTCGTCCACGACCAGTCCCAGCCCACCGAGTGGGCCGAGTTCGCGACGATCGTTCGCCACTCCCGGAGCGTCGAGCCGGCGATCTGTACCGCCGACGAGCAGGTCGGCGTGATCGGTCCGCCCGGTGCGATCGACGACTCCGGGCAGGGATCGCTCACGATGGTCGAGGATCTCAGGTTGGCCCGCCTGATGTTCGGGTCGCTGTTGGGTAACTACTGGATGCGTGCTGCCGAACTGTTCGTGACCGACCCCGACCCGCTGCCCGCACGGTACGAATCGTTTTTTCGGGCCGTCGTCCGGGCGACCCAGGCGCTCCAGCGGCGACGCACGCTCAGGGTGACCGTCGACACCTACCCGCCCCAGACCATCCCTGCGGTGACCGATCGTGAGCCGACGCCTCGAACGGGGCGGCTGGTCAACGTCAGACAGAGCCTGCTCGTGCCTGCGACGAACACCTTCCCCGTCGAGACGAGCCTCGCGCTGGCGGCCAACGATCGACGATTCAGTGTCGGTGGCTCCGGAGCGATCGTCGAAGACTACGTCGCAGATCGGATTCGCCTGGAGCCGATCGACGCCTGA
- a CDS encoding GAF domain-containing protein: MATRPSVLFVDDRDGSDAVERLQSTDLTVDRVPDAEAVTDRIGHGTYDCVVSRLEVPDRRGLTYLGAFDVHQVVRSVDADVPFVLFTDVENYDVIRRVSERDIFAFVPDRGDEDSRDRLATVVDRAIGHLPARRRASQQTAINRTIRRVNEALVRAPTREQIEQAVVTVLAESTRFNAALVFEVDEANALVVPRAVGGVDGGQSAVGTRTAREADPLVTAITEDRTVIARRDEAPGAFDGICERARLLCAMPLIYETDRFGVLAVYTDRADAFRTDERRAFEELARNVALAIDAAETRHALRERTQALGRQNDRLEEFATVISHELRHPLQVAMGRLEIVADAVDDPSVSDEIRTIERNHAQIASLIEDLVALARENAREQTREPTSLEAIAREAREYVDPPRPDVVVNTTAVVRVDPHRLRHLFEMLYRQSVERAGPDVDIEVRSIDEGFELVTDADALPPDPDSERFEADLGNSTESRLSMRLVTNIVESHGWTLTTEPIDGQVRYAFEGVEFM; this comes from the coding sequence ATGGCCACCAGGCCGTCGGTGTTGTTCGTCGACGACCGAGACGGCTCCGACGCCGTCGAGCGCCTGCAGTCGACCGACTTGACCGTCGATCGGGTCCCCGATGCGGAGGCGGTCACCGATCGGATCGGACACGGCACGTACGACTGTGTCGTCTCCAGGCTCGAAGTGCCCGATCGGCGCGGCCTGACCTATCTCGGGGCGTTCGACGTCCACCAGGTCGTCCGCTCGGTCGACGCGGACGTCCCCTTTGTGTTGTTCACCGACGTCGAGAACTACGACGTGATCCGGCGAGTCTCCGAGCGCGACATCTTCGCGTTCGTCCCGGATCGCGGCGACGAGGACTCACGCGACCGCCTCGCTACGGTCGTCGATCGCGCGATCGGCCACCTGCCCGCGCGCCGTCGCGCCAGCCAGCAGACCGCGATCAACCGGACGATCCGCCGGGTGAACGAGGCGCTCGTCCGCGCGCCGACCCGCGAGCAGATCGAACAGGCCGTCGTGACCGTCCTCGCGGAGTCGACGCGGTTCAACGCCGCGCTCGTCTTCGAGGTCGACGAGGCGAACGCGCTGGTCGTCCCGCGCGCGGTCGGCGGCGTGGATGGCGGCCAGTCCGCGGTCGGCACCCGGACCGCCAGAGAGGCCGACCCGCTGGTCACGGCGATCACCGAGGACCGCACCGTGATCGCGCGCCGAGACGAGGCCCCCGGGGCGTTCGACGGTATCTGTGAGCGCGCGCGACTCCTCTGTGCGATGCCGCTGATCTACGAGACCGACCGGTTCGGCGTCCTCGCGGTGTACACCGACCGCGCGGACGCCTTTCGCACCGACGAGCGCCGCGCGTTCGAAGAACTCGCGCGCAACGTCGCGCTGGCGATCGACGCCGCCGAGACTCGCCACGCGCTTCGCGAACGCACACAGGCACTCGGCCGGCAGAACGACCGCCTCGAAGAGTTCGCCACCGTGATCTCACACGAACTCCGGCACCCCTTGCAGGTCGCGATGGGCCGCCTGGAGATCGTGGCCGACGCCGTCGACGACCCGAGCGTGAGTGACGAGATTCGGACGATCGAGCGCAATCACGCTCAGATCGCCTCGCTCATCGAGGATCTCGTCGCACTCGCCCGCGAGAACGCCCGCGAGCAGACGCGCGAACCGACGAGTCTCGAAGCGATCGCCCGCGAAGCCCGCGAGTACGTCGACCCGCCGCGCCCGGACGTCGTCGTCAACACGACCGCCGTGGTCCGGGTCGATCCCCACCGATTGCGCCACCTCTTCGAGATGCTCTATCGCCAGAGTGTCGAACGCGCCGGGCCGGACGTCGACATCGAGGTCCGCTCGATCGACGAGGGGTTCGAACTCGTCACCGATGCCGACGCGCTCCCGCCCGATCCCGACAGCGAGCGCTTCGAGGCCGATCTGGGCAACTCGACGGAGAGCCGACTGTCGATGCGACTCGTCACCAACATCGTCGAATCACACGGGTGGACGCTCACGACCGAACCGATCGACGGACAGGTCAGGTACGCCTTCGAAGGCGTCGAGTTCATGTAA
- the purF gene encoding amidophosphoribosyltransferase, with product MHEKCGVVGVALEDRPAARPIYYALYALQHRGQESAGIVTHDGFQQHGHVEMGLVGEAFDEGDIADLAGQVGIGHVRYPTAGSVDSACAQPFSVSFKSGSLGLSHNGNLVNTDVLRSELADLGHAFTSDGDTEVIAHDLARNLLEEDLVEAVETTMGRIHGSYALTIAHDDRVLGVRDPEGNRPLVLGRLEDGYVLASESAAIDTLGGELVRDVRPGEAIVLDPDGTDYTAHQLVERERTGHCFFEWVYFARPDSIIDDRLVYDVRRDLGRALYEESGVESDVVMPVPDSGRAFASGYAEAADEAEFAEGLMKNRYVGRTFIMPTQDEREQAVRLKLNPISNTIDGKDVTIIDDSIVRGTTSTQLVELLRDAGAESVHVRIGAPPIVAPCYLGIDMASREELIAADRSVDEIRETIGADSLAYLSVDAVADAIGFDRDDLCLGCVTGEYPYEIAGEATDRDLDLPDRHVADAD from the coding sequence ATGCACGAGAAGTGCGGCGTCGTCGGCGTCGCGCTGGAGGATCGCCCCGCTGCGCGCCCGATCTATTACGCGCTGTACGCTCTCCAGCACCGCGGCCAGGAGTCCGCGGGCATCGTCACCCACGACGGCTTTCAACAGCACGGCCACGTCGAGATGGGCCTCGTCGGTGAGGCGTTCGACGAGGGCGATATTGCGGATCTCGCGGGCCAGGTCGGCATCGGCCACGTCCGCTACCCGACGGCGGGCAGCGTCGACTCGGCGTGTGCCCAGCCGTTCTCTGTTTCGTTCAAGAGCGGGTCGCTCGGCCTGAGTCACAACGGCAATCTCGTCAACACCGACGTGCTGCGCTCGGAGTTGGCCGATCTCGGACACGCCTTCACGAGCGACGGCGACACCGAAGTCATCGCGCACGACCTCGCGCGCAACCTCCTGGAGGAAGACCTCGTCGAGGCCGTCGAGACGACGATGGGGCGGATTCACGGCTCGTACGCGCTCACGATCGCTCACGACGACCGCGTGCTCGGGGTGCGCGACCCCGAGGGCAATCGCCCGCTCGTGCTCGGCCGCCTGGAGGACGGCTACGTGCTGGCCTCCGAATCGGCGGCGATCGACACGCTCGGCGGCGAGTTGGTGCGGGACGTCCGCCCGGGGGAAGCGATCGTTCTCGATCCCGACGGCACCGACTACACCGCCCACCAGTTGGTCGAGCGCGAGCGGACCGGCCACTGCTTTTTCGAGTGGGTGTATTTCGCCCGGCCGGACTCGATCATCGACGATCGGTTGGTCTACGACGTGCGCCGGGATCTGGGTCGGGCGCTGTACGAGGAGTCGGGCGTCGAGAGCGACGTGGTGATGCCCGTCCCCGACTCCGGGCGCGCGTTCGCCTCGGGCTACGCCGAGGCCGCCGACGAAGCGGAATTCGCCGAGGGGCTGATGAAAAACCGCTACGTCGGGCGGACCTTCATCATGCCCACCCAGGACGAGCGCGAACAGGCCGTCCGCCTGAAACTCAACCCGATCTCGAACACGATCGACGGCAAGGACGTGACGATCATCGACGACTCGATCGTGCGCGGGACGACCTCGACGCAGTTGGTCGAGTTGCTACGTGACGCCGGCGCGGAGTCGGTCCACGTCAGGATCGGCGCGCCGCCGATCGTCGCGCCCTGCTATCTCGGGATCGACATGGCGAGTCGCGAGGAACTCATCGCCGCCGATCGGTCGGTCGACGAGATCCGCGAGACCATCGGGGCCGATAGCCTCGCCTACCTCTCGGTCGACGCCGTCGCTGACGCCATCGGGTTCGACCGTGATGACCTCTGTCTGGGCTGTGTCACCGGTGAGTACCCGTACGAAATCGCCGGCGAGGCGACCGATCGGGACCTCGATCTGCCCGACCGACACGTCGCAGACGCGGACTGA
- a CDS encoding 50S ribosomal protein L37e — translation MVGAGTPSQGKKNKTVHVNCRRCGNKSYHVSKGVCASCGFGKSAKRRSYEWQDKAGE, via the coding sequence ATGGTTGGAGCTGGAACCCCGAGTCAAGGCAAGAAAAACAAGACGGTCCACGTGAACTGCCGTCGCTGTGGGAACAAGTCCTACCACGTCTCCAAGGGCGTCTGTGCGTCCTGTGGGTTCGGCAAGTCGGCCAAGCGCCGAAGCTACGAGTGGCAGGACAAAGCCGGCGAGTAG
- a CDS encoding class I SAM-dependent methyltransferase, whose product MADPSRRSVRATYDRIGTHFAKTRAHPWPAVEAFLADRDPVERALDAGCGNGRHAELLAGIADTTICLDASLAMLATAAERGVGPLVAGDIARLPLGAGTIDLAVSIATVHHLPERSGRIAALDDLARVLAPEGRALVSVWSTAHDRFDASADDQSGMDTTVDWTLPDDTVVERFYHVYSPREFDRDLADAAVRVLDRFDEAGNCWAVIGPSDES is encoded by the coding sequence ATGGCCGACCCGTCGCGCCGATCCGTCCGGGCGACCTACGACCGGATCGGCACGCACTTCGCGAAAACCCGTGCGCATCCCTGGCCCGCCGTCGAGGCCTTTCTCGCGGATCGGGACCCCGTCGAACGGGCCCTCGACGCCGGGTGTGGCAACGGTCGCCACGCCGAACTCCTCGCCGGGATTGCCGACACGACGATCTGTCTCGACGCGAGTCTCGCGATGCTCGCGACCGCCGCCGAGCGCGGTGTGGGCCCGCTGGTCGCCGGCGACATCGCTCGCCTCCCGCTCGGAGCGGGGACGATCGATCTCGCCGTCTCGATCGCGACGGTTCATCACCTCCCAGAGCGATCGGGCCGGATCGCCGCGCTCGACGACCTCGCGCGCGTGCTCGCGCCCGAGGGCCGCGCGCTCGTGAGCGTCTGGTCGACCGCCCACGACCGATTCGATGCGAGCGCCGACGACCAAAGCGGGATGGACACCACCGTCGACTGGACGCTCCCCGACGACACCGTCGTCGAGCGGTTCTATCACGTCTATTCGCCCCGCGAGTTCGATCGGGATCTGGCCGACGCCGCAGTTCGCGTCCTCGATCGGTTCGACGAGGCCGGCAACTGCTGGGCCGTGATCGGGCCGTCCGACGAGTCCTGA
- a CDS encoding metalloprotease family protein, protein MTASVWTRLDNGLSVLFFPGTVAHEYAHALAFEARGYTVEMTLFDLFADRRGSYVRPDRPVDPTTWILMALAPWILLTPLAVALAWVTTQVPFPVWLLTAYLTVALLAQAAPSDTDLSPPPHATPESAVGRRGLQAARWLFDWGHSFVVVPVVIFWMLRAQGVL, encoded by the coding sequence ATGACTGCGTCGGTCTGGACCCGCCTCGACAACGGGCTCTCCGTGCTCTTTTTCCCGGGGACGGTCGCCCACGAGTACGCCCACGCGCTCGCGTTCGAGGCGCGGGGCTACACCGTCGAGATGACGCTGTTCGATCTGTTCGCGGACCGGCGCGGCAGTTACGTCCGGCCCGATCGCCCGGTCGATCCGACGACGTGGATCCTGATGGCGCTCGCGCCGTGGATCTTGCTGACGCCGCTGGCGGTCGCGCTCGCCTGGGTCACGACGCAGGTGCCGTTCCCGGTCTGGCTTTTGACGGCGTATCTCACTGTCGCACTCCTCGCCCAGGCCGCGCCCTCCGACACCGACCTCTCGCCGCCACCGCACGCCACCCCCGAGAGTGCGGTGGGTCGGCGCGGCCTCCAGGCCGCGCGCTGGTTGTTCGACTGGGGGCACAGTTTCGTCGTCGTCCCCGTCGTCATCTTCTGGATGCTCCGGGCGCAGGGCGTGCTCTGA